Proteins from a single region of Coregonus clupeaformis isolate EN_2021a chromosome 35, ASM2061545v1, whole genome shotgun sequence:
- the LOC121550908 gene encoding ran GTPase-activating protein 1-like isoform X1: MATDVVAQLADSLAKTQVTEGELSYKGQGRKFDNAQSVEEMVKEIQEFKGLQALRLEGNTYGVEAAQAIAKALETKSEFKYCYWSDMFTGRLRSEIPPALNSLGAALMTAGARLTLLDLSDNAFGPDGVKGIEKLLKSTACHTLQELRLNNCGMGIGGGKILAAALTECYKQSSAQGTPLGLKVFIAGRNRLENDGATALAQAFQLMGSLEEVHVPQNGINHPGVTALATAMQHNPQLRVLNLNDNTFTKKGAIAMAQALKHLRSVQVINFGDCLVRSEGAIAIAEAVTEGLPILKELNLSFGEITGEAALLVAQSVEGKATLEKLDLNGNCLGEECCDALREVMDGLNMGDLLGSLSDDEGEPDEDEEEDDYEEDDEDEDEDEEEDSSVNQVSSPPSVPQPPDAASFLCFPSPEKLLKLGTKRALLFEQQVDVADAGKTAEAFLKISSVYKEEDEEVKSAVLDSIDAILRKAFASPSFQGYNFVSSLLVMLGLLKSEDKVKPVRVVPGHLQALEYAVRQDYFPQEHIAVLEAFMSRHIQALELCSSARNILKSTLEQVRPES, translated from the exons ATGGCGACGGATGTTGTTGCACAGTTGGCCGATTCTCTGGCCAAAACTCAGGTGACTGAGGGAGAGTTGAGCTATAAGGGCCAAGGTCGCAAATTCGACAATGCACAATCTG TGGAAGAGATGGTGAAAGAGATCCAGGAGTTCAAGGGGTTGCAAGCGCTCAGGCTGGAGGGGAACACTTATGGGGTGGAGGCAGCACAGGCCATCGCTAAAGCCCTGGAGACAAAGAGTGAATTTAAG tactGTTACTGGAGTGACATGTTTACTGGGCGACTGCGTTCTGAGATCCCTCCAGCCCTG AACTCCCTGGGTGCGGCCCTGATGACAGCAGGCGCCAGACTGACCTTGCTGGACCTCAGTGACAACGCCTTTGGACCAGACGGGGTGAAGGGCATCGAGAAGTTGCTCAAGAGCACTGCCTGTCACACGCTGCAGGAACTGCGGCTCAACAACTGCGGCATGGGCATTGGTGGAGGCAAG ATCTTAGCTGCAGCGTTGACGGAGTGCTATAAGCAGTCCAGTGCACAGGGCACCCCCCTTGGGCTGAAGGTGTTCATCGCAGGCAGGAACCGTCTGGAGAACGATGGGGCCACTGCCCTCGCCCAGGCCTTCCAG CTGATGGGTAGTCTGGAGGAGGTGCACGTGCCTCAGAATGGGATCAATCACCCTGGGGTGACTGCTCTGGCCACTGCCATGCAACACAACCCCCAGCTCCGGGTCCTCAACCTCAACGACAACACCTTCACCAAGAAAGGAGCTATCGCCATGGCACAG GCTCTGAAACATTTGCGCAGTGTCCAGGTGATAAACTTTGGAGACTGTCTGGTGCGTTCCGAGGGGGCTATAGCCATCGCAGAGGCAGTCACTGAGGGGCTTCCCATCCTCAAG GAGCTGAATCTGTCATTCGGGGAGATTACAGGAGAAGCTGCACTGCTGGTGGCACAATCAGTCGAGGGCAAAGCCACACTGGAGAAATTGGACCTAAATG GTAACTGCCTGGGGGAGGAGTGCTGTGATGCCCTCAGAGAGGTAATGGATGGCCTGAACATGGGAGACCTGCTGGGATCACTCAG CGACGATGAAGGGGAGCCtgatgaggatgaggaagaggatgactatgaggaggatgatgaagatgaggacgaggacgaggaggaggacagCAGTGTGAATCAGGTGTCCTCCCCTCCGTCAGTGCCCCAACCCCCAgatgccgcctccttcctctgcttcCCCTCTCCAGAGAAGCTGCTCAAACTGGGCACCAAGAGGGCCCTGCTCTTCGAACAGCAG GTAGATGTGGCTGATGCTGGTAAGACAGCGGAGGCTTTCCTGAAGATCTCCTCTGTGTAcaaggaggaagatgaagaggtTAAGAGTGCTGTCCTGGACAGTATTG ATGCAATTCTCAGGAAAGCCTTCGCCAGCCCCTCCTTCCAAGGTTACAACTTTGTATCATCGCTGTTAGTAATGCTGGGACTCCTCAAG AGTGAGGACAAGGTGAAGCCGGTGCGTGTGGTGCCTGGTCATTTGCAGGCGCTGGAGTACGCCGTGCGTCAGGACTATTTCCCCCAGGAGCACATCGCTGTGCTGGAGGCCTTCATGTCCCG ACACATCCAGGCCCTGGAGTTGTGCAGCAGCGCCAGGAACATCCTCAAGTCCACGCTGGAGCAGGTCAGGCCTGAGAGCTGA
- the LOC121550908 gene encoding ran GTPase-activating protein 1-like isoform X2 — translation MATDVVAQLADSLAKTQVTEGELSYKGQGRKFDNAQSVEEMVKEIQEFKGLQALRLEGNTYGVEAAQAIAKALETKSEFKYCYWSDMFTGRLRSEIPPALNSLGAALMTAGARLTLLDLSDNAFGPDGVKGIEKLLKSTACHTLQELRLNNCGMGIGGGKILAAALTECYKQSSAQGTPLGLKVFIAGRNRLENDGATALAQAFQLMGSLEEVHVPQNGINHPGVTALATAMQHNPQLRVLNLNDNTFTKKGAIAMAQALKHLRSVQVINFGDCLVRSEGAIAIAEAVTEGLPILKELNLSFGEITGEAALLVAQSVEGKATLEKLDLNGNCLGEECCDALREVMDGLNMGDLLGSLSDDEGEPDEDEEEDDYEEDDEDEDEDEEEDSSVNQVSSPPSVPQPPDAASFLCFPSPEKLLKLGTKRALLFEQQVDVADAGKTAEAFLKISSVYKEEDEEVKSAVLDSIDAILRKAFASPSFQGYNFVSSLLVMLGLLKSEDKVKPVRVVPGHLQALEYAVRQDYFPQEHIAVLEAFMSR, via the exons ATGGCGACGGATGTTGTTGCACAGTTGGCCGATTCTCTGGCCAAAACTCAGGTGACTGAGGGAGAGTTGAGCTATAAGGGCCAAGGTCGCAAATTCGACAATGCACAATCTG TGGAAGAGATGGTGAAAGAGATCCAGGAGTTCAAGGGGTTGCAAGCGCTCAGGCTGGAGGGGAACACTTATGGGGTGGAGGCAGCACAGGCCATCGCTAAAGCCCTGGAGACAAAGAGTGAATTTAAG tactGTTACTGGAGTGACATGTTTACTGGGCGACTGCGTTCTGAGATCCCTCCAGCCCTG AACTCCCTGGGTGCGGCCCTGATGACAGCAGGCGCCAGACTGACCTTGCTGGACCTCAGTGACAACGCCTTTGGACCAGACGGGGTGAAGGGCATCGAGAAGTTGCTCAAGAGCACTGCCTGTCACACGCTGCAGGAACTGCGGCTCAACAACTGCGGCATGGGCATTGGTGGAGGCAAG ATCTTAGCTGCAGCGTTGACGGAGTGCTATAAGCAGTCCAGTGCACAGGGCACCCCCCTTGGGCTGAAGGTGTTCATCGCAGGCAGGAACCGTCTGGAGAACGATGGGGCCACTGCCCTCGCCCAGGCCTTCCAG CTGATGGGTAGTCTGGAGGAGGTGCACGTGCCTCAGAATGGGATCAATCACCCTGGGGTGACTGCTCTGGCCACTGCCATGCAACACAACCCCCAGCTCCGGGTCCTCAACCTCAACGACAACACCTTCACCAAGAAAGGAGCTATCGCCATGGCACAG GCTCTGAAACATTTGCGCAGTGTCCAGGTGATAAACTTTGGAGACTGTCTGGTGCGTTCCGAGGGGGCTATAGCCATCGCAGAGGCAGTCACTGAGGGGCTTCCCATCCTCAAG GAGCTGAATCTGTCATTCGGGGAGATTACAGGAGAAGCTGCACTGCTGGTGGCACAATCAGTCGAGGGCAAAGCCACACTGGAGAAATTGGACCTAAATG GTAACTGCCTGGGGGAGGAGTGCTGTGATGCCCTCAGAGAGGTAATGGATGGCCTGAACATGGGAGACCTGCTGGGATCACTCAG CGACGATGAAGGGGAGCCtgatgaggatgaggaagaggatgactatgaggaggatgatgaagatgaggacgaggacgaggaggaggacagCAGTGTGAATCAGGTGTCCTCCCCTCCGTCAGTGCCCCAACCCCCAgatgccgcctccttcctctgcttcCCCTCTCCAGAGAAGCTGCTCAAACTGGGCACCAAGAGGGCCCTGCTCTTCGAACAGCAG GTAGATGTGGCTGATGCTGGTAAGACAGCGGAGGCTTTCCTGAAGATCTCCTCTGTGTAcaaggaggaagatgaagaggtTAAGAGTGCTGTCCTGGACAGTATTG ATGCAATTCTCAGGAAAGCCTTCGCCAGCCCCTCCTTCCAAGGTTACAACTTTGTATCATCGCTGTTAGTAATGCTGGGACTCCTCAAG AGTGAGGACAAGGTGAAGCCGGTGCGTGTGGTGCCTGGTCATTTGCAGGCGCTGGAGTACGCCGTGCGTCAGGACTATTTCCCCCAGGAGCACATCGCTGTGCTGGAGGCCTTCATGTCCCGGTAA